The genomic DNA TCTGCCATCGTCAGCTCCCCGCGAAACACGCGTTCAATAACAGCGACTCGTTGTTGTTCTCTCATCGTCAGCGCTATGGTGTCCATAGCCTGACATAATCACATGGCTATTAACCCCTGACAGAATTACTTTGCTACCACAGGAACGGGATTTTCTCTTGTTCCGATCTGTGCGGGCGTGGTATAAATAAGGGCTGTTAACGGATAAAGAGCTGGTACCAACTTCGCACGTCCTCTGATTCCTGGAAGGGTGCCCCCACCGGTTGTGTAGGGGCCTTGCAGGGAGATGACGAGGGCGGAGGATACAACCCAACGGGCTGCTTGAGCAGCTCAGTCGAACGGAGGAGCGGCGTGGCGACGGTCACCATTAAGGAACTGTTGGAAGCGGGAGTCCACTTCGGGCATCAGACCAAGCGCTGGAATCCGAAGATGAAGAAGTTTCTCTTTGGAGAGCAGAACGGTATCTACATCATCGATCTGCAAAAAACTCTAAAGAAATTTCACGAGGCTGTTGAGTTTGTGAGGGATGTGGCCATCGAAGGTCTGCCGGTCGTGTTTGTCGGAACAAAAAAGCAGGCCGTTGATGTGATCGCGCAGGAGGCCAGTCGCTGTGAGCAATTCTTTGTCAACCATCGCTGGTTGGGCGGAACCCTTACGAACTTTCAAACGATCAGGAAGAGTGTAAGTCGGCTGCGCCACATCGAAGAGATGGAGGCCAAGGGTGAGTGTGAGCGCCTGACGAAGAAAGAAATTGCCAGGCTGCAGCGAGAGCGACAGAAGCTTGAATATACCTTGGGCGGAATCAAGGGAATGGAGCGACTGCCTGGTGCGATCTTTGTGATCGACACCAAGAAGGAGCGGATCGCTGTGTGCGAAGCCAGGCGCCTCGGGATTCCGGTCGTTGCCGTCGTGGATACGAACTGTGATCCCGACGAGGTGGACTATCCGATCCCTGGGAATGACGACGCGATTCGGGCCATTCGACTGATGGCGGTCCGTATGGCCGACGCCATTGAGGAGGGGAGGGCCGTTCGGCTGAAGGCGACCGAGGAAGCGGCTGTTGTGGAAGCCCAGCCGGTCCTTTCATCAGAAGAAACGAGCCAGGCTGAAATACCACAAGAGATTCTTCAACAG from Candidatus Methylomirabilis tolerans includes the following:
- the rpsB gene encoding 30S ribosomal protein S2 — encoded protein: MATVTIKELLEAGVHFGHQTKRWNPKMKKFLFGEQNGIYIIDLQKTLKKFHEAVEFVRDVAIEGLPVVFVGTKKQAVDVIAQEASRCEQFFVNHRWLGGTLTNFQTIRKSVSRLRHIEEMEAKGECERLTKKEIARLQRERQKLEYTLGGIKGMERLPGAIFVIDTKKERIAVCEARRLGIPVVAVVDTNCDPDEVDYPIPGNDDAIRAIRLMAVRMADAIEEGRAVRLKATEEAAVVEAQPVLSSEETSQAEIPQEILQQL